From the Streptococcus halotolerans genome, the window AGTAATTGCTCCTTTTCCATGATGTTAAAATGGTGGTCTTGCTAAACCGTAAGTCTTTGAGGTGCTGGAGGTCGCATACAAAAAAGTAAAACATCTATTTTAAATAGCAAGTTAGTATTACTCTTCTTATCAAAGCGAGGTGGTTTTGGCGTTTCTAAAGTACGAAAGTGTGAGGCATAAGAATCGTAAGCAACCCATAACGAGGTATATTGAAAAATATTCCAAATGTCTGAACTGCCTCTGGAATGTTGTCTACTAACAGTAGACTGGAGGATTGTGAGGATAACTAGATACCTTGTAATGGAACGCTTACAAAATAACTAGTCAGATGGCTAAGAAGCTAAAGACACTCTCTGAAACGTTGCCCTTCCCTTGCCCCTTTGAAGATAAAAAGAAAGCCAACTCAAATTAAAGAGTTGGCTAAAATATTATTATATCAACGTTTCTATTCATGAATTTCAAGCGGCAACCCATCTGGGTCGAAAAAGAAGGCCATTTTCTTTTGGTCAAAATCATCCCATCGTAAAGCTTCATGATCAATACCTAAACGGTCAAATTCTGCCAAGCAAGCTTCCACATCAGAAACCTTAAAAGCCAGATGACGAAGGCCCTGATGTTCAGGATTGGGAAGTTTGGGTCTTGGTGGGGCATCCGGTTTGATAAAAATCTCTAACACCAATTGACCTTGGCGAACGTTAAAAAGAATATCCTTTTTCTCTGGGCGAATGTGTTCATCTAACTGTTCAAACCCTAACAGGTCACAATAGAAATGACGCGTTCTCTCATAGTCACTGCCGATGATAGCCACGTGATGAATACTATCAACCTTCATACTTTCTCTCCTTTTACTGCGGTGACTGCAATACTTTTCTTGGTTTAGTTCCTTCAGCTGGTCCAATAACACCTGCTTCTTCTAGTTCTTCCATAAGACGTGTCGCTCGGTTAAATCCAACAGACAGCCGCCGTTGAATCATAGAAGCGCTGGCTTTTTGGGTTTCCAATACCAGAGCTTTGGCGTCTTCAAAGAGGGGGTCCCCTTCAGAAGCTCCTCCCCCGTTAGAGCCCGCCATATCGGCCTCTGTTACTTCACCTGGATCAAAGGAATCATCGTATTCAGCTTCTGCTTGATCCTTGATGAAGGTCACTATTCGCTCGACATCATCATCTGAAATAAAAGAACCTTGCAAACGAATTGGGTGGTTTTCATCAATCGGTTTAAATAACATATCTCCGCGACCCAATAATTTCTCAGCCCCATTTTCGTCTAATATGGTACGGCTATCTGTACCAGATGATACAGCAAAGGCAACCCGAGATGGGACATTAGCCTTGATCAACCCTGAGATAACATCAACGGACGGACGTTGCGTTGCCAAAATCATATGGATACCAGCGGCACGCGCTTTTTGCCCGAGACGAATAATGGCGTCTTCCACTTCCTTGCTGGCAACCATCATCAGATCAGCCAGTTCATCAACGATGACAACGATGAAAGGCAATGGAATATGTTTTTCTTCTGAAGTAGCATTCCACGCTTCGACTTTGGCATTGTAGCCGGCAATATTTCGAACACCAAACTGACTAAAGAGTTCATAACGGTTTTCCATTTCATCAACCACTTTTTGCAAAGCTTTACTAGCTTTACGAGGATTGGTCACAACTGGAATGAGAAGATGGGGAATATCATTGTAAACAGAAAGCTCAACCATCTTAGGATCAACCATGAGAAACTTGACTTGATCAGGACGAGCCTTCATGAGAATACTTGAAATAATCCCATTTACCGCTACTGATTTACCCGAACCAGTTGAACCAGCTACAAGCAGGTGAGGCATTTTGGAAAGATCAAAACTACGAGCCGTTCCATTGACAGCCTTGCCAAGCGGAATTTCTAAGAGATTTTCAGGTTTAGCACTGGATTGTTCCCAAAGCTCACGGAAAGAAACAGTCGCAATCTCTGAATTAGGTACCTCAATACCAACCAAAGATTTTCCAGGAATTGGCGCTTCAATGCGGACATCCTTAGCAGCCAATGCTAGCGCTAAGTCATCAGCCAGATTAGAAATACGATTAACACGTACTCCAACAGCCGGTTTAATCTCATACTTGGTCACAGATGGACCAATTTCGGCACGTTCCACTTTAACATCAATGTTGAAACTCTTAAAGGTATCTTCTAAAATTTTGATGTTTTGACGAACAATGTTTTTCTCTTTAGCTTGACTCTTAGGCCTATCAGCTGCAAAGAGATCAATTCCAGGAAGTTTATAATTAAGATGTTGCTTTAGGGTGAAGTCTACAACAACTGGTGAATCAGGCTCACTATCCAATTGATCCAAATCTACCGCTAGCGATTCCGTAGGGACTGCCATTTCTTGGTTATCAGAATCATAAGCATCAGATGGCGAATTCTCGAATAAACTCTCATCAAAAGTTGGAATCCCGTCACTACCATCATCTGGTGTGTAGCCTACAATCTCAATCTCACGGTTTGACTCTTGTTCTTGAATGGCTTCAGGGTTAAGAGAGTTAGTCTCTAGAATTTCACCTGTTTCTGGATCAATCTGAAGTGATGCTAAACGTTCAGCCTCAGCTTTTTCAGCTGCTTCCCGCTCTTTTTTCTCTAAGGCTAACTGGCGTTTTTCCTCTCGACGTGTAAAGCGCTCTTGCTTACTAATCTCGTGTTTGGCCATCCATTCATCACGCTTTTGCCGAAGAAATTCTACTAAATCATAAAGATCCCATGAACTAATAATGAAAATCCCTATTGCAATAATGAGAAGTCCAATAAAGAAAGAACCTATATTGGTAAATAAAAAGGCAGTGGGTTTGTACAAAAGGGCACCAAACATACCTCCACCCAGAAACTGAGTCACACTAAAATGACTAAGGTCTCTGTAAATGAGACGCGAAGTAGATTTAAAAACTTCCTGCCCTTGTAAAAATGGTTGGGTATAAAGGTAGGCATGCCATTCTAATAAGAGACCGACAAAGAGGGTCACAAGCCCAGTCATAACCCCTTCATGTCTTTGAAACCATCTAAAACCAAAAAGACTAGCAAAGACTAAAAGGATGGCTGGATAGGCTAAGCTTCCTACAAAAAAACGAATGATATTGTAAACAGTTACCCCAAACACTCCCAGTCGAATGACCCCAAATAGAAGAATAATTGCCGCTAAAAAACTGATAATCATACGTCTGATAGCAGCTTGCTTCGCCATTTCTGCCTTGGTAGGGCGGCGCTTTTTCCTACCATTAGCTTTTGTTTTTGTTCTTGTTTTTGCCATAATTCCATTATAGCATATTTTGAAACAGCATCTTCTTGGATGAAATTAAAAAACTAAGGTCAAAAATAGTCCGCAACATCTCCAGAAAATCAAGTCAGCTTACCATTGCCAACTGTCAGCCTCTTTTACTAGAAAAATATTTAGGATAATACTAACATTTTTTGGGAACCATCTATCTCTCGAACTCTATAATAAAAAAGAGCAGAACAAGAATCGGTAACTCGCAGGGTTCGATTCTTGTTCTATACTCTCTTTTCAGTCAGATTCTTTTACCAGTTATGGTCATCCACATTTTCTTTGGTCACAAGGAAAATTGGTGACACTGTTTCTTTGTCGATCTTTTTACCTTGATAATGATCAATGGCAGCTTGGATGGCAATTTCGCCCATCTTAGCAGGTTGTTGGGCAATGGTTGCTGACATGTCACCTTTTTTGATAGATTCATGTGCATCTGGTTGACCGTCAATACCAACAATCAAAACATTGTCAAGTCCAGCTGCTTTGGCTGCTTGAGCTGCACCCATAGCCATTTCATCGTTTTGTGCAAAAATGGCTTGAACATCTTTATTTCCTTGAATCATGTTTTGAGCTGTGTTTAGGGCTTTAGCACGATCAAAGTTTGCTGATTGACTTGATAAAATATCTAATTGATTTTTAGCTGCTTCATTAAATCCGTTACCACGGTCAACTGTCGCTGATGCTCCAGGTACTCCTGACAATTCAAATGTTTTAGCATCTTTCCCCAATTTTTTGATAATATAATCAGCTGCCATCTTACCTGCTTCAACGTTGTCTGATGCTACAGTTGTTAGAACATCACCACCATTGCTACCGCGGTCAAGTAGGATGACAGGAATATTGGCAGAATTAGCTGCTTTAATAGCTGGCACAATGGCATCTGAATCAACTGGATTGATTAAGATAGCATCAACATTTTGGCTAACAAAGTTTTGGACATCATCCGCTTGTCTTGCAGCGTCATCTTGGGCGTCTGCTACTTTTACTTTAACGCTTTTATCTTTGGCATATTTATCAATCCCCTCTTTCATGGCTACAAAATAAGGATTGTTAGTTGTAGAGATAGAAACACCTAAATTTAAATCTTTAGCTTCTTTTTGGGTAACTTCTTTACCTGATTTATCAGATCCGTTGTCCAGTCCTGTTTTACCACAGGCTGCTAAAATGGTAAGAAGACTTAGAACAAGAAGAATGCGACCAAACTGTTTAATGATTTTCATGATAGACTCCTTTATTGATTAGCTACTTTAAAACGATCCAGTAGCACAGCGATAATGATAACAATACCTTTAACAACTTGTTGCCAGAAAGCCGAGACACCGATAATATTAAGTCCATTATTTAAGACACCAATAATAAGGGCACCGATCAAGGTTCCGATAATACGACCTTTTCCTCCTGACAAAGACGTCCCTCCAAGTACAACAGCTGCAATAGCATCCATCTCATAACTACTTCCTGCAGTTGGCTGAGCCGAACTCAAACGAGAAGTGATAATCAATCCTGATAAGGCTGCCATCATCCCTGAAATAGTATAAATAATAATTTTTACTTTATTTAACTTAACACCTGAGATATACGCCGCTTTTTCATTTCCTCCTATGGCGTATACAGATTTCCCAAATGCCGTTTTATGAAGTAACACATATAAGAAAATAAAAACAAGAAACATCAGAATGACTGGGAAAGGAACCCCAACAATGTAACCTTGTCCCAAAAATTGGAAAAGAAAACTATCTCCAAGTCCTGCTGTAATTGGGTTACCATTAGTGTAGACTAAGGTCGCACCTCTAAAAATTGTCATGGTTGCAAGGGTAACAATAAATGGTGCTAATTTCCCAAAGGAAATCAAGAAACCATTTAACATACCAAATAGACCACCCAAAACTAGTGCCAGTACAATAGCTAAAGGAACTGGCATGCCACTACCAATAAACCCAGCTGATACTGCGCTAGACAAGGCCAAGATTGATCCAACAGACAAATCAATACCACCGGTTAAAATTACAAAAGTCATCCCAAATGCAATAAAACCATTAGCCGTGACTTGCAAAAGTAAGTTAAGCAAGTTATTAGTTGTTAAGAAATTAGGATTAAGCATTGTGATAACAATCATCAATGCTACTAATGCGATCAGAGTTGTTAATTCTGATACATATTTCATTACTTGTTTCACACTATTGTCCTCCTGTTGCAAGTTGCATGACTTTTTCTTGATCTGCTTCTAATTGACTAAGTTCCCCACTGATACGCCCTTCATGCATAACAATAATCCGGTCACTCACTCCTAAAATTTCAGGGAGATCAGATGATACCATAATAATGGGAACTCCTCTTTCAGCTAATTCATTCATTAACTGATAAATTTCTCGCTTAGCACCCACATCAACACCTCGTGTCGGCTCATCTAAAATCAATATTTTAGGAGCGATGCCAATCCATTTAGCAAGAACAACTTTTTGTTGATTACCACCAGATAAATTACCCACAGGTAATTTGGGAGTCCCTGATTTGACACGAAGTCGCTCAATTAATTGATTAACAAAATCGGTACTTACTTTTTCATCAAAGAAACCGTGTTTACTAAAATCTCGGGTACTTGGCAAAGTCATATTATCTTTAATCGAAAAATCTAGAATCAATCCTTCATCTTTACGATTTTCTGTTAAAAAACCAATGCCTTTTTCAATGGCTTGTACCGGATTAGCAATCGTAACTTCCTGACCATCTATTTTAATCTGACCAGATTTTAAAGGATCAATACCAAAAATAGCCCGCATAACCTCGGTCCGACCAGCTCCCATCAGTCCAGAAAAGCCAAGAATTTCACCTTTTCTAACTCGGAAAGATACGTCCTTGAAAGTATTTCCTGTTAAATGACTGACCTCGAAGGCGACGTCTCCAATCTCTGCTACCTTATCAGGATAATAATCTTCTAATTCTCGACCAACCATTTTTTTCACTAACTCATCTGAAGTCGTCTCACTGGTTAGTGTCGTATCAACTACGAATCCATCACGCATAACTGTGATCAGATCTGTTATTCTAAAAATTTCTTCCATTCGGTGAGAGATGTAAACAATTCCAACTCCTTGCCTTTTCAGACTATTGATGATTGAAAAGAGACTTTCTGTTTCTCTGTCAGTTAGTGCTGCTGTCGGTTCATCCATAATGAGGATTGAAACTTCTGATAACAAACACTTGGCAATTTCAATCATTTGTTGCTGTCCAACTGACAACTTGCCAATCTCGACAGTTAAAGGAATAGACACTCCCAAGCGTGCAAATGCTTGATTAGCTTTTTCTTTCATAGCTTTTTGATCAAGCAAACCAAAGTGGTTTTTAATTTCACGACCTAAAAATAAATTTTCTAAGACAGTCATATCTGACCAGGTATTCATTTCCTGATGAATAAAGCTGATGCCAAAATTTTCTGCTTCTTGTGGATTCGTAAAGGTCATCTCCTGACCGTCAATCAAGATTTTTCCCTTAGTTGCTGGAAACAAGCCAGTTAATATATTCATTAAGGTTGATTTTCCAGCACCATTTTCTCCCATCAGTGCATGAACCTGTCCAGATTGTAAATCCAAATCAATCTTTTCAAGAACCTTATTATTCCCGAATGACTTTGAAATGTCTCTCATTTCAATTTTCATGTATTCACCTCGCTATAGGGTCACACCAGACTGTAAAATGATGTTTGAGTAAGGAGTATCCTCACCTGTTCGGATAACTGCTTTAACACCTTTGTTAAGTTCCTTCAACTCTTCATGGCTGATATATTGAATCTCTACACTAGAGTCCAATTTTTCCAGTATCGCTGCTAATTGCTTAGGATTTTCAGTTTTAATTTCGTCTGCTAAGATAACTTTTTCCACTAAGATATTGTCCAAATAGTTATCAAGAACGTCTTGAAACGTTGGCAAACCATGCCTAAGAGCAAGGTCAATTTTGATAATATTTGGAGGAACTGGCAGCCCCAAATCGCCAATACAGACACGATCCGTATGTCCTAAATCAGCTGCTACTTTCGCTAAATTACTATTTAATAGACCATGTTTCTTCATAATAGCCACTCTCTTTCATTTCTTTCAAATGAGGCATGCCGCCTTGTGCTCCGAATCCTTGAACAGATAAATGAGAAGCCAGCGTTCCAAAAGACACGGCTTCTTTAAATGACATCCCCTTTGAAATCGCAAGTCCAAACGCACCATTAAAGGTGTCTCCTGCTCCAGTTGTATCAACAACCTTTGCTTTAATGGCAGGTACTTTTTGAATATCTTTTCCATCGAAAAAGATGGACCCTTCTGTACCTAGCGTTACTAAAAGTTTGTTTGGATAAGCTTGGATGATTTCCTCTAAATCGCTATTAGGAAATAGTTCTTTTACTTCATGTTCGTTAGGGGTAAAAACATCTACAAACTCAAGCATTTCGATATCGGTATCCCGTGATGGCGCCGGATTATAGAGGACCTTAACCCCTTTTTGATGACAAAATTGGGCAATGGCTAGATTGCTGGAATGGCTAATTTCATTTTGTAGAATGACCAGGTCTGCACTCGCGATAACGTCCCATTCTCTATCGAAACGACTTGTATCTACTTTTCCGTTAGCTCCCGGACAATAGATAATCCTATTGTCATTGTCAAAAAGCGTTATTTGAGCAACTCCTGTCGAACATGGTACCGTTCCCACATTGTCCGAAATCACTCGATTTTGAGTTAAATTGTCTAAAAGACTAGATCCAAACGAGTCTTGACCAACAGCTCCCAGCATCTCGACATGATCATTTTCGGAACTCAATCGTCCAACAGCTACCGCTTGATTGGCACCTTTTCCACCAGGTACCATGGAAAACTGCTTTCCAAAGACCGTCTCGCCAGCCTCGGCTACACGGTCTGTTTCCATGACTAAATCCATAGAAATACTACCTATAATCACTATTTTACTCATGTGGCCTCCTTAATGTTTCTCTTTCAATATATCTAACTGGTAATTGCACTCTTTTCTCTTCAATAGGTAACTGATTGGCAATCTTATAGATTAACTCTGCAGCTTCTTGTCCAAGTCTATACGACGATTGATGAATAGTCGAGAGCGATGGGTAGATGAACCGACTAACCAAAACATCGTCATAACCAATAATCTGAATGTCTTCAGGTATTTTTTTTCCACGAGCTAATACCTCATGAATATAAGCTATAGCATGCACATCAGATGGAGCAATAATACTATCACAATCAGGATGTTCATCTAGCATCATCAAAGCTTCTTTTTGAATCGTATCAAAGTCAAAAGAGTGACTATCAGAGATTGATACGGCTATATGATTATTTTGTAAATACCTAAGACTCGCTTCGAACCTCTGATTAATACTTTGCGCATTATCTGATGGGCCTCGAACAAGTAACACTTTGTCCGTACCCGATTGGACAATTTGTTCCGCAGCCAATCGTCCACCAGCTTGATTATCTGAAAAAACACCGTACTCTGTTTCCTGATCAACGCGGTCAACGACAACTATCGGAATATCTAGATTTGGATGCGTTTTGGTAAAATCATGGGTCGTGATAATCCCAGCTGCCTTAGTTTGTAGAAGAACATTTAAATAGTCCTCTGCTAGAGCATCTTCCTCACTAATATTCCCCAGCATGACCCTGTAGCCTTTTTCTTTTAAAAATTCTTCTGCTCCTCTAGCCAAGCGAGGAAAAAATGGGTTGGAAATATCCGGGAGTAAAAGTCCTACTAATTGATTGCGCTGAGACTTTAGAGACTGCGCCAAAACATTTGGAACATAATTCAATTTTTTGATAGCTTGTTTTATCTTCTCTTGAGCCTCTTGCCCAACATACCCTTTTTGAGAAATATAGCGGGAAACTGTTGATTTTGAAACCCCCGCTTCCTCTGCAACCTCTTTTATCGTTACCAAAAAATCATCCTTTCCTTATGTGGAACCGTTCTCACATATTAAGTGTAACCGCTTTCTAAAATTTTGTCAATCATTTTTTCAAATAAAAAAAGTAATTTCGGTTTAACCGAAATTACTTTATCATTGACTAAGATGTCTTTTCAAGATAGTCAATAGCGTCTTGTACATTTTTGACTGGGACAATTTTCATCTTTGTTTTGATGCGTTTAGCGGCTGTTTTAGCTTCCTGATAGTTGTTTTTAGCATTAGGGTGCTCTTTCAAGTAAGCTCTAGGGATAGGGTTGTTGGGCACAAAGAAAATGTCTGCCTTATCCTTAGCTGCTGAGACAACTTTCTTATCAGTTCCACCAATATCACCGACAGAACCGTCTTTTTCAATAGTACCAGTACCTGCGATCATACGACCCTTTCTCAAATCCTCTTTATTGATTTGATCTAAGATATCCAAGGTAAACATAAGACCGGCGCTTGGTCCACCAACGTTTCCTGTTGAAAAACGAACTGGTGTTTTGGTCTCAACTTCAGTATGGTCTACAAGTCCAATGCCAATACCATTTTTACCATTTCCTAGCTTAATGATTTTTCCTGAAGCTTCTTTTTTCTTATTATTTGATAGGTACTGCACCGTCACCTTGTCACCAATCTTTTGCTTGGCCACATAGTTGATGAGCTCCTTAGAACTTTCAAAAGTTTTGCCATTGACGCCTGTTACAGTATCTGCAAGATCTAAAATCCCTTTGAAGGTTGAATCTTTGGCCACGTCAAGCACATAGACACCAAGGTATTTTAAATTCACCGATTTCCCAGCCAATTTAAAGGCTTGATAAATGGCTTCATTCTGAGACGTTTGCATAT encodes:
- a CDS encoding VOC family protein, encoding MKVDSIHHVAIIGSDYERTRHFYCDLLGFEQLDEHIRPEKKDILFNVRQGQLVLEIFIKPDAPPRPKLPNPEHQGLRHLAFKVSDVEACLAEFDRLGIDHEALRWDDFDQKKMAFFFDPDGLPLEIHE
- a CDS encoding DNA translocase FtsK; translated protein: MAKTRTKTKANGRKKRRPTKAEMAKQAAIRRMIISFLAAIILLFGVIRLGVFGVTVYNIIRFFVGSLAYPAILLVFASLFGFRWFQRHEGVMTGLVTLFVGLLLEWHAYLYTQPFLQGQEVFKSTSRLIYRDLSHFSVTQFLGGGMFGALLYKPTAFLFTNIGSFFIGLLIIAIGIFIISSWDLYDLVEFLRQKRDEWMAKHEISKQERFTRREEKRQLALEKKEREAAEKAEAERLASLQIDPETGEILETNSLNPEAIQEQESNREIEIVGYTPDDGSDGIPTFDESLFENSPSDAYDSDNQEMAVPTESLAVDLDQLDSEPDSPVVVDFTLKQHLNYKLPGIDLFAADRPKSQAKEKNIVRQNIKILEDTFKSFNIDVKVERAEIGPSVTKYEIKPAVGVRVNRISNLADDLALALAAKDVRIEAPIPGKSLVGIEVPNSEIATVSFRELWEQSSAKPENLLEIPLGKAVNGTARSFDLSKMPHLLVAGSTGSGKSVAVNGIISSILMKARPDQVKFLMVDPKMVELSVYNDIPHLLIPVVTNPRKASKALQKVVDEMENRYELFSQFGVRNIAGYNAKVEAWNATSEEKHIPLPFIVVIVDELADLMMVASKEVEDAIIRLGQKARAAGIHMILATQRPSVDVISGLIKANVPSRVAFAVSSGTDSRTILDENGAEKLLGRGDMLFKPIDENHPIRLQGSFISDDDVERIVTFIKDQAEAEYDDSFDPGEVTEADMAGSNGGGASEGDPLFEDAKALVLETQKASASMIQRRLSVGFNRATRLMEELEEAGVIGPAEGTKPRKVLQSPQ
- a CDS encoding substrate-binding domain-containing protein, whose translation is MKIIKQFGRILLVLSLLTILAACGKTGLDNGSDKSGKEVTQKEAKDLNLGVSISTTNNPYFVAMKEGIDKYAKDKSVKVKVADAQDDAARQADDVQNFVSQNVDAILINPVDSDAIVPAIKAANSANIPVILLDRGSNGGDVLTTVASDNVEAGKMAADYIIKKLGKDAKTFELSGVPGASATVDRGNGFNEAAKNQLDILSSQSANFDRAKALNTAQNMIQGNKDVQAIFAQNDEMAMGAAQAAKAAGLDNVLIVGIDGQPDAHESIKKGDMSATIAQQPAKMGEIAIQAAIDHYQGKKIDKETVSPIFLVTKENVDDHNW
- a CDS encoding ABC transporter permease subunit gives rise to the protein MKQVMKYVSELTTLIALVALMIVITMLNPNFLTTNNLLNLLLQVTANGFIAFGMTFVILTGGIDLSVGSILALSSAVSAGFIGSGMPVPLAIVLALVLGGLFGMLNGFLISFGKLAPFIVTLATMTIFRGATLVYTNGNPITAGLGDSFLFQFLGQGYIVGVPFPVILMFLVFIFLYVLLHKTAFGKSVYAIGGNEKAAYISGVKLNKVKIIIYTISGMMAALSGLIITSRLSSAQPTAGSSYEMDAIAAVVLGGTSLSGGKGRIIGTLIGALIIGVLNNGLNIIGVSAFWQQVVKGIVIIIAVLLDRFKVANQ
- a CDS encoding sugar ABC transporter ATP-binding protein — translated: MKIEMRDISKSFGNNKVLEKIDLDLQSGQVHALMGENGAGKSTLMNILTGLFPATKGKILIDGQEMTFTNPQEAENFGISFIHQEMNTWSDMTVLENLFLGREIKNHFGLLDQKAMKEKANQAFARLGVSIPLTVEIGKLSVGQQQMIEIAKCLLSEVSILIMDEPTAALTDRETESLFSIINSLKRQGVGIVYISHRMEEIFRITDLITVMRDGFVVDTTLTSETTSDELVKKMVGRELEDYYPDKVAEIGDVAFEVSHLTGNTFKDVSFRVRKGEILGFSGLMGAGRTEVMRAIFGIDPLKSGQIKIDGQEVTIANPVQAIEKGIGFLTENRKDEGLILDFSIKDNMTLPSTRDFSKHGFFDEKVSTDFVNQLIERLRVKSGTPKLPVGNLSGGNQQKVVLAKWIGIAPKILILDEPTRGVDVGAKREIYQLMNELAERGVPIIMVSSDLPEILGVSDRIIVMHEGRISGELSQLEADQEKVMQLATGGQ
- the rbsD gene encoding D-ribose pyranase encodes the protein MKKHGLLNSNLAKVAADLGHTDRVCIGDLGLPVPPNIIKIDLALRHGLPTFQDVLDNYLDNILVEKVILADEIKTENPKQLAAILEKLDSSVEIQYISHEELKELNKGVKAVIRTGEDTPYSNIILQSGVTL
- the rbsK gene encoding ribokinase, with the protein product MSKIVIIGSISMDLVMETDRVAEAGETVFGKQFSMVPGGKGANQAVAVGRLSSENDHVEMLGAVGQDSFGSSLLDNLTQNRVISDNVGTVPCSTGVAQITLFDNDNRIIYCPGANGKVDTSRFDREWDVIASADLVILQNEISHSSNLAIAQFCHQKGVKVLYNPAPSRDTDIEMLEFVDVFTPNEHEVKELFPNSDLEEIIQAYPNKLLVTLGTEGSIFFDGKDIQKVPAIKAKVVDTTGAGDTFNGAFGLAISKGMSFKEAVSFGTLASHLSVQGFGAQGGMPHLKEMKESGYYEETWSIK
- a CDS encoding LacI family DNA-binding transcriptional regulator, whose translation is MVTIKEVAEEAGVSKSTVSRYISQKGYVGQEAQEKIKQAIKKLNYVPNVLAQSLKSQRNQLVGLLLPDISNPFFPRLARGAEEFLKEKGYRVMLGNISEEDALAEDYLNVLLQTKAAGIITTHDFTKTHPNLDIPIVVVDRVDQETEYGVFSDNQAGGRLAAEQIVQSGTDKVLLVRGPSDNAQSINQRFEASLRYLQNNHIAVSISDSHSFDFDTIQKEALMMLDEHPDCDSIIAPSDVHAIAYIHEVLARGKKIPEDIQIIGYDDVLVSRFIYPSLSTIHQSSYRLGQEAAELIYKIANQLPIEEKRVQLPVRYIERETLRRPHE
- a CDS encoding SepM family pheromone-processing serine protease, coding for MNKHEFRIIEETPQKKSPLKWWLLGIGTAILLAIAFLLPLPYYIEMPGGAYDIRDVLEVDKKEDKAKGSYNFVAISQMQATPAALLYAWATPFTDVSTAKESLGNYTEDEYIRLNRFYMQTSQNEAIYQAFKLAGKSVNLKYLGVYVLDVAKDSTFKGILDLADTVTGVNGKTFESSKELINYVAKQKIGDKVTVQYLSNNKKKEASGKIIKLGNGKNGIGIGLVDHTEVETKTPVRFSTGNVGGPSAGLMFTLDILDQINKEDLRKGRMIAGTGTIEKDGSVGDIGGTDKKVVSAAKDKADIFFVPNNPIPRAYLKEHPNAKNNYQEAKTAAKRIKTKMKIVPVKNVQDAIDYLEKTS